A single window of Bacteroidota bacterium DNA harbors:
- a CDS encoding DUF4421 family protein gives MKKIIFFLLIAFMPFGSVLAQTRNEKQLAKEKEAKRKRDEKERKKREKKEKKEKAKIPENIEVFPKNFLFKPKFAYPSVIFNVSSRKKNGENFNWKPSIPGVVGAAIRIKKVYVSAAFKLPSDKTLIKQYCDTKYTDIFINIQGRITSWGFFYRDYKGYYLKDYGKFYSNWNEDSLGYPKSNNLHVIEGGLNIGFNFNKNFSLNAAFAQSERQKKSAGSFLINISERYQRIETDTNIVPPGQKDNYPNLDRLQAGDFLTTLISFGAGYQFVMGKFHLTPVLLAGTGVQFQSYVQSSFKRFWINVPTYVNGRAQFGYNGDNFFANVIYGIEFNTIPIKESRIRLYYQNIEFGLGIRF, from the coding sequence ATGAAAAAAATAATTTTCTTTCTTTTAATTGCATTCATGCCTTTTGGGAGTGTATTAGCTCAAACCAGAAACGAAAAGCAATTAGCGAAAGAAAAGGAAGCGAAAAGAAAGAGAGACGAGAAAGAGAGAAAGAAAAGAGAGAAGAAAGAGAAAAAAGAAAAAGCGAAAATTCCGGAAAACATTGAAGTGTTTCCTAAAAACTTTTTATTCAAACCAAAATTTGCTTACCCAAGCGTTATCTTTAATGTAAGCAGCCGCAAAAAAAACGGTGAAAATTTCAATTGGAAACCTTCCATTCCCGGCGTTGTTGGTGCAGCCATAAGAATTAAAAAAGTGTATGTTTCTGCCGCGTTTAAATTACCATCGGATAAAACACTCATCAAACAATATTGCGATACTAAATACACCGATATTTTCATTAACATTCAGGGACGAATTACCTCCTGGGGATTTTTTTACAGAGATTACAAAGGTTACTATCTGAAAGATTACGGTAAATTTTATTCGAATTGGAATGAAGATTCGTTGGGTTATCCCAAATCAAATAACCTTCATGTAATAGAAGGTGGACTAAACATTGGATTTAATTTCAACAAGAACTTTTCATTGAACGCTGCATTTGCTCAATCAGAAAGACAAAAGAAAAGTGCAGGTTCCTTCTTAATAAATATTTCGGAGCGCTATCAGAGAATAGAAACAGATACAAACATTGTTCCTCCCGGACAAAAAGACAACTATCCTAATCTTGACAGATTACAAGCGGGTGATTTCTTAACTACACTCATTAGTTTTGGTGCCGGCTATCAATTTGTAATGGGGAAATTTCACTTGACACCGGTTTTATTAGCGGGTACAGGAGTTCAGTTTCAAAGTTATGTACAAAGCAGCTTTAAACGATTCTGGATTAACGTTCCGACTTATGTAAACGGTCGCGCGCAATTTGGCTATAACGGCGATAACTTTTTTGCCAATGTTATTTATGGAATTGAATTTAACACCATTCCAATTAAAGAATCACGCATTCGATTGTACTACCAAAACATTGAATTTGGATTGGGTATACGATTCTAA
- a CDS encoding adenylosuccinate synthase — MPNVDVLLGLQWGDEGKGKIVDVLTPEYDIIARFQGGPNAGHTLEFNGIKHVLHTIPSGIFHPTAQNIVGNGVVIDPVIFKKEIDALLKLGVDVKTKLLISKRAHLILPTHRLIDAASEASKGKNKIGSTLKGIGPTYMDKTGRNGLRIGDIEAKDFKEKYNTLVEKHKQILSFYNYEYNLQELEPAWFESIEALKNLQFIESEHFLNNALASGKKILAEGAQGSLLDIDFGSYPFVTSSNTVCSGACSGLGIAPNRIGNVIGIFKAYCTRVGSGPFPTELNDETGEKIRQIGREFGSTTGRARRTGWLDLPALKYAIMINGVTELMMMKADVLSDFDTLKVCTHYNYNGQVIDFLPYDIDTRYLTPIYQEVKGWNCDLTKITKKEDMPQALADYVKYIENAVKTPITIVSIGPDRTQTIKL, encoded by the coding sequence ATGCCAAATGTTGATGTATTGTTAGGCCTTCAGTGGGGCGATGAAGGAAAAGGAAAAATTGTTGATGTTCTAACACCTGAATATGATATTATTGCACGCTTTCAAGGCGGACCAAACGCAGGGCATACTCTTGAATTTAATGGAATAAAGCATGTGTTACATACAATTCCAAGTGGGATTTTTCATCCGACTGCGCAAAATATCGTTGGGAATGGTGTTGTAATTGATCCTGTGATTTTTAAAAAAGAGATTGATGCTTTATTAAAGTTAGGTGTCGATGTAAAAACAAAATTATTAATTTCTAAACGCGCACATTTAATTTTACCAACGCACCGTTTAATTGATGCGGCAAGCGAGGCTTCAAAAGGAAAAAATAAAATTGGTTCTACTTTAAAAGGAATTGGACCAACCTATATGGATAAAACCGGACGTAATGGCTTACGTATAGGTGACATCGAAGCAAAGGATTTTAAAGAAAAGTATAACACACTTGTAGAAAAGCATAAGCAAATTTTATCGTTTTATAATTACGAATATAATTTACAAGAACTGGAGCCGGCATGGTTCGAAAGTATTGAGGCATTAAAGAACTTACAATTTATCGAAAGCGAACATTTTTTAAACAATGCATTAGCTTCCGGTAAAAAAATATTAGCAGAGGGCGCGCAGGGTTCTTTATTGGATATTGATTTTGGTTCTTATCCTTTTGTAACTTCTTCTAACACGGTTTGCTCTGGTGCTTGCAGCGGATTAGGTATTGCGCCTAATCGCATAGGTAATGTAATAGGTATTTTCAAGGCATATTGCACACGCGTGGGCAGCGGACCATTTCCAACTGAGCTGAACGATGAAACCGGAGAAAAAATCCGTCAGATAGGCCGCGAATTTGGTTCTACTACCGGTCGCGCACGTCGTACAGGTTGGTTAGATTTACCGGCATTAAAATATGCGATTATGATTAATGGTGTTACGGAGTTGATGATGATGAAAGCGGACGTGCTTTCAGATTTTGATACGCTAAAAGTGTGTACACACTATAATTATAACGGACAAGTTATCGACTTTTTACCTTACGATATAGATACACGTTATTTAACACCAATTTATCAGGAGGTGAAAGGTTGGAATTGCGACTTAACTAAAATCACTAAGAAGGAAGATATGCCGCAAGCACTTGCTGATTATGTGAAATACATTGAGAATGCAGTGAAAACTCCAATCACCATTGTGTCGATTGGTCCTGACAGAACTCAAACCATCAAGCTTTAA
- the lipA gene encoding lipoyl synthase, protein MESEITSTPKIKKPDWLRVKLPIGEEYLKVRGIVSKHKLHTICESGNCPNMGECWGAGTATFMILGNICTRSCGFCAVATGKPKPADWDEPKRVANSVKLMGVKHCVITSVDRDDLKDGGSIIWAETIKAIREISPETKFECLIPDFAGKWENLQRIIDVKPDIVSHNIETVRRLTAQVRIQAKYDRSLEVIKRLNAAGVKTKSGLMVGLGETDQEVYETIDDLRNSNCDVMTIGQYLQPTPKHLPVARFVHPDDFKKYKDYALEKGFRYVESGPLVRSSYHAEKHVF, encoded by the coding sequence ATGGAATCAGAAATTACCTCAACACCTAAAATAAAAAAACCGGATTGGTTACGTGTAAAACTTCCAATTGGTGAAGAATATCTTAAAGTACGTGGAATTGTAAGCAAACATAAACTGCATACCATTTGCGAAAGCGGAAACTGCCCAAATATGGGTGAGTGCTGGGGAGCCGGTACAGCCACTTTTATGATATTAGGAAATATCTGCACACGCTCTTGCGGATTTTGCGCGGTTGCAACCGGAAAACCAAAACCCGCGGATTGGGACGAACCTAAACGTGTTGCGAATTCCGTAAAATTAATGGGCGTAAAACATTGTGTGATTACTTCCGTTGACCGCGATGATTTAAAAGATGGCGGCTCTATTATATGGGCAGAAACCATTAAAGCCATTCGTGAAATTAGTCCTGAAACAAAATTTGAATGCTTAATTCCTGATTTCGCCGGAAAGTGGGAAAACTTACAACGCATCATCGATGTGAAACCCGACATCGTTTCTCATAACATTGAAACCGTAAGACGATTAACCGCGCAAGTTCGTATTCAAGCGAAATACGATAGAAGCTTAGAAGTGATTAAACGACTGAATGCTGCCGGTGTAAAAACAAAAAGCGGATTAATGGTTGGATTAGGAGAAACCGATCAGGAAGTGTATGAAACCATCGATGATTTACGTAACTCCAATTGCGATGTAATGACCATCGGACAATACCTTCAGCCAACACCAAAACATTTACCTGTAGCGCGTTTTGTGCATCCTGACGATTTTAAAAAATACAAAGACTACGCTTTAGAAAAAGGCTTCCGTTATGTTGAAAGCGGTCCGCTGGTACGTTCTTCTTACCACGCCGAAAAACACGTTTTTTAA
- a CDS encoding M20/M25/M40 family metallo-hydrolase yields MKFLKFSLLLISLSSFGQNNDSLMLRKIYDFYLTESKCYKSLEVLCKTIGPRLSGSKNAEQAVYWAKKAMYNAGADTVYLQPCMVTHWERGEKEKCEIRFSKQKSILPLNLIALGGSVATPVNGLNAPVIEVKSFEELEQLGEKNIKGKVVFYNVFFNPKNIRTGTSYGETVKYRYDGPSKAAKYGAVATVVRSMSSSDNDSPHTGVMKYDSTVSLTKIPAFALSFKAADLLSENLKKDAQLSLYLKSNCKSFPDAPSFNVIGEIKGSEKPNEYIITGGHLDSWDNGEGAHDDGAGVVQSIEALAMFKKLGVKPKHSIRAVAFMNEENGLGGGKAYGKEAEVKKLKHIAAIETDAGGFTPRGFGVDTTAGMYQTVSNWLPLFKPYFITYINQGGGGADIGPLEKQGVPCIGYEPDGQRYFDIHHTADDTFDKVNKRELELGAAAIGSLMYLIDKYR; encoded by the coding sequence ATGAAGTTTTTAAAGTTTTCTTTACTCCTTATTTCACTTTCATCATTTGGACAAAACAATGATTCATTGATGCTCCGGAAGATTTATGATTTCTACTTAACGGAAAGTAAATGTTATAAAAGTCTGGAAGTATTGTGCAAAACAATTGGACCGAGATTAAGCGGATCCAAGAATGCTGAACAAGCTGTGTACTGGGCTAAAAAAGCTATGTACAATGCAGGAGCCGATACGGTTTATTTACAACCCTGCATGGTTACACATTGGGAACGTGGTGAAAAAGAGAAATGCGAAATACGCTTTTCAAAACAAAAATCAATTTTACCTCTGAATCTTATTGCCTTGGGAGGTTCAGTTGCTACGCCTGTAAATGGACTAAACGCGCCTGTTATTGAAGTAAAAAGTTTTGAAGAACTTGAACAGCTGGGTGAGAAAAACATCAAAGGAAAAGTGGTTTTTTACAATGTATTCTTCAATCCCAAAAACATCCGCACAGGAACTTCTTATGGTGAAACTGTAAAGTACAGATACGATGGTCCGTCTAAAGCGGCGAAGTATGGCGCTGTAGCAACAGTTGTGAGAAGCATGAGCTCATCCGATAATGATTCGCCACACACCGGTGTCATGAAATACGACTCAACAGTGAGTCTTACAAAAATCCCTGCTTTTGCATTGAGCTTTAAAGCTGCGGATTTACTGAGTGAAAATTTAAAGAAAGACGCGCAGTTAAGTTTATATTTAAAATCCAACTGTAAATCATTCCCCGATGCACCTTCCTTTAATGTGATCGGTGAAATAAAAGGAAGTGAAAAACCAAATGAATACATTATAACTGGAGGTCACTTAGACAGTTGGGATAATGGTGAAGGTGCGCATGATGATGGTGCCGGCGTTGTACAATCGATTGAAGCTTTAGCCATGTTTAAAAAATTAGGTGTAAAACCTAAGCACAGTATTCGTGCAGTTGCATTTATGAATGAAGAAAATGGTTTAGGCGGCGGCAAGGCTTATGGAAAAGAAGCGGAAGTAAAAAAACTAAAACACATAGCTGCCATTGAAACCGATGCCGGAGGTTTTACTCCCCGTGGTTTTGGCGTAGACACAACTGCCGGGATGTACCAGACCGTTAGTAATTGGTTACCGTTATTTAAACCATACTTTATAACTTATATCAATCAAGGTGGCGGCGGTGCAGATATTGGTCCTTTGGAAAAACAAGGAGTTCCTTGCATTGGATACGAACCCGACGGACAGCGCTATTTTGATATTCATCACACAGCTGATGACACATTTGATAAAGTAAATAAACGTGAGTTAGAATTAGGAGCTGCTGCTATCGGAAGTTTAATGTATTTAATCGATAAATATCGTTAA
- the recF gene encoding DNA replication/repair protein RecF gives MVLKQLTLINFKNYSDITLHFSEKMNCLVGNNGMGKTNILDAIHYLSFCKSFFNSIDSQNIKHGEGFFVIQGFYNRNGENTEVYCGQKRNQKKVFKHDKKEYERLSEHIGMYPLVMISPADAELINGTSETRRKFIDGIISQYDKVYLEKLIAYNQVLKQRNALLKQFYESRAFDSVTLEIWDEQLILHGKSILEIRKDFLKEFIPLFNKHYAHISESRENVTLEYESSIGERDYKTAVLTSLERDRILHYTTVGPHKDDLEFMVNGFSLKKFASQGQQKSYLLALKLAQFEFIKNKKHTKPLLLLDDVYDKLDETRFRKLIELVSGDEFGQIFITDTHPDRIRDLFAFNTIDKKIFLVDNGVAEEIK, from the coding sequence ATGGTTTTAAAGCAACTCACACTCATCAATTTTAAGAACTATTCTGATATTACCCTCCATTTCAGTGAAAAAATGAACTGTTTAGTGGGTAACAACGGAATGGGTAAAACCAATATTTTAGACGCCATTCATTACCTCTCCTTTTGCAAGAGCTTTTTTAACAGCATCGATAGCCAGAACATTAAGCACGGGGAAGGCTTTTTTGTGATTCAGGGATTCTATAACCGTAACGGGGAAAATACGGAGGTTTATTGTGGTCAAAAAAGAAATCAAAAGAAAGTATTCAAACACGATAAAAAGGAGTACGAGCGCCTATCTGAACACATTGGAATGTATCCGCTGGTGATGATTTCACCGGCCGACGCCGAACTCATTAACGGAACCAGTGAAACTCGCCGGAAATTTATCGATGGCATCATTTCACAATACGATAAGGTTTATCTCGAAAAACTAATTGCTTATAACCAGGTACTAAAACAAAGAAACGCGCTCTTAAAACAGTTTTATGAATCCCGCGCTTTCGATTCAGTAACTCTGGAAATTTGGGACGAACAATTGATACTCCACGGAAAAAGTATTCTCGAAATACGTAAGGATTTTTTAAAGGAATTTATCCCTCTCTTTAACAAACATTACGCTCACATCAGCGAAAGTCGCGAAAATGTAACACTCGAATACGAATCTTCCATTGGTGAACGCGATTACAAAACTGCTGTTCTTACTTCACTTGAGCGCGACCGCATTTTGCATTACACAACGGTGGGTCCGCATAAAGATGATTTGGAATTTATGGTGAATGGTTTCAGTCTGAAAAAATTCGCGTCACAAGGACAACAAAAATCGTATTTATTGGCATTGAAACTGGCTCAATTCGAATTCATCAAAAACAAAAAACACACAAAACCTCTTCTTTTATTGGATGATGTTTATGATAAATTAGACGAAACAAGATTCAGAAAACTAATTGAATTGGTGAGTGGCGATGAATTCGGACAGATTTTTATAACAGATACTCACCCTGATCGAATCAGAGACTTATTTGCATTTAACACCATCGATAAGAAAATATTTTTAGTAGATAACGGCGTTGCAGAAGAAATTAAGTGA
- a CDS encoding tetratricopeptide repeat protein: MAELKDENQVENVETNENEVAYEEVAEEKSSKAVDPTLEGLQFFYESNKKMINYVGGGLAVIIALFVGYKFYWLPDKEKEAANEIFFAQHYFERDSFNLALRGGVMVRNADGDKTMMGFEQIADEYSITSVGSLAHYYAGICCLRTGQFEKAIEHLQQYNGDDLMVAPVALGAIGDANMELNRVDEALKFYLKASEKNSNNFTTPIYLKKAAFAYELKSNYTEALNVYERIKREYPRSGEAKEIEKYIAKVRTLGNL, from the coding sequence ATGGCCGAACTTAAAGACGAAAACCAGGTTGAAAACGTTGAGACCAACGAAAACGAAGTAGCTTATGAGGAGGTTGCGGAGGAAAAATCATCCAAAGCAGTAGACCCTACCTTGGAAGGACTTCAGTTTTTCTATGAGAGCAACAAAAAAATGATCAATTACGTAGGTGGCGGATTAGCTGTCATCATCGCGTTATTTGTTGGTTATAAATTTTACTGGTTACCCGATAAAGAAAAAGAAGCAGCGAATGAGATTTTCTTCGCTCAACATTATTTTGAAAGAGATAGTTTCAATCTAGCCCTAAGAGGCGGTGTAATGGTTCGTAATGCTGATGGTGATAAAACCATGATGGGTTTCGAGCAAATCGCGGATGAATACAGCATTACTTCAGTTGGAAGTCTTGCACACTATTACGCAGGAATTTGTTGTTTACGTACCGGACAGTTTGAAAAAGCTATTGAACATTTGCAACAATATAACGGAGATGATTTAATGGTTGCTCCGGTTGCTTTAGGCGCTATTGGCGATGCTAACATGGAATTGAATCGTGTGGATGAAGCGTTAAAGTTTTATTTAAAGGCTTCTGAGAAAAACAGCAATAATTTTACAACACCAATTTATTTAAAGAAAGCTGCATTTGCTTACGAATTAAAAAGCAATTATACTGAAGCTTTAAATGTTTACGAGCGTATTAAAAGAGAATACCCTCGCAGTGGTGAAGCAAAAGAAATTGAAAAGTATATCGCTAAGGTTAGAACCTTAGGTAACTTATAA
- a CDS encoding 6,7-dimethyl-8-ribityllumazine synthase, producing the protein MSSQNRNLSSVEGSEVKSAADFTFGIVWAEWNHEVTYALYKGAYDTLVKFGAKPENIISKTVPGSFELTLGAQWLAEQKKVDAVIAIGCVIQGETRHFDFICDAVANGITSLNIKFNKPVIFGVLTPDNHQQAIDRAGGRHGNKGDEAAITAIKMLHFGR; encoded by the coding sequence ATGTCTAGTCAGAATAGAAATTTATCGAGTGTAGAAGGCAGCGAAGTAAAAAGCGCAGCCGATTTTACTTTTGGAATTGTATGGGCCGAATGGAATCATGAAGTGACATACGCGCTTTATAAAGGCGCTTACGATACCTTGGTGAAATTTGGAGCAAAGCCTGAGAATATCATTTCTAAAACCGTTCCGGGAAGTTTTGAGCTTACGTTGGGAGCACAATGGTTAGCAGAGCAAAAAAAAGTGGATGCAGTTATTGCCATTGGTTGCGTTATTCAAGGTGAAACACGTCATTTTGATTTTATTTGCGATGCCGTTGCAAATGGAATAACGAGCCTTAATATAAAATTCAACAAGCCGGTTATATTCGGAGTTTTAACACCGGATAACCACCAACAAGCCATTGATAGAGCTGGAGGCAGGCATGGTAATAAGGGAGATGAAGCTGCAATAACAGCAATAAAAATGCTTCATTTTGGAAGATAG
- a CDS encoding purine-nucleoside phosphorylase: MLEQIEFTTKSIHQKTNNFSPEVGIILGTGLGGLVKEITVEHVLPYEDIPNFPVSTVEGHSGKLIFGSIGGKKVMAMQGRFHYYEGYDMKQITFPIRVMKALGIKTLCVSNASGGMNPKFAVGEIMIINDHINLFPDNPLIGKNLNQLGPRFLDMSDAYNKKYIELALNIAKENNIKVSTGVYAGLTGPCFETPAEYRYLWRIGADAVGMSTVPEVIVARHSGINVFGISIITDLGVEGRVENVSHEEVLQVANAQEPKMTFIVKELITRI, translated from the coding sequence ATGTTAGAGCAAATAGAATTTACCACGAAAAGTATTCACCAGAAAACCAATAATTTTTCTCCTGAAGTAGGAATTATTTTAGGCACGGGATTGGGTGGATTAGTAAAAGAAATAACTGTTGAGCATGTGTTGCCTTATGAAGATATTCCAAATTTCCCTGTATCTACAGTTGAAGGACATAGCGGTAAATTAATTTTCGGAAGTATTGGCGGAAAAAAAGTAATGGCAATGCAAGGTCGTTTCCATTATTATGAAGGTTACGACATGAAACAGATTACGTTTCCTATTCGTGTCATGAAAGCTTTGGGTATTAAAACACTTTGTGTAAGTAATGCAAGCGGTGGCATGAACCCGAAATTTGCGGTTGGAGAAATCATGATTATTAATGATCATATCAATCTGTTTCCGGATAATCCATTAATCGGAAAAAATCTCAATCAGTTAGGTCCTCGCTTTTTAGACATGAGCGATGCTTACAACAAAAAGTACATCGAACTTGCGCTTAACATCGCGAAAGAAAATAATATTAAAGTAAGTACAGGTGTGTATGCGGGTTTAACCGGACCATGCTTCGAAACACCTGCTGAGTATCGTTACTTATGGCGTATTGGTGCTGATGCGGTTGGTATGAGTACCGTACCTGAAGTAATAGTAGCTCGTCATAGCGGCATCAATGTTTTTGGTATAAGTATTATAACCGACTTAGGCGTTGAGGGTAGGGTGGAGAACGTTAGTCATGAAGAGGTACTTCAAGTAGCAAATGCGCAGGAGCCAAAAATGACTTTTATTGTAAAGGAATTAATTACCCGCATTTAA
- a CDS encoding DUF1572 domain-containing protein encodes MSANYLESIKRQFLYYKDLGEKAIEQIPEEKLLWQFNAESNSIATLVKHLSGNMISRWTDFLTSDGEKEWRNRDGEFENDIKTKAELMATWNKGWDCFFNTINSLTENDLQKIIYIRNQGHTVMEAINRQLAHYPYHIGQIVFVAKMIKNEDWKSLSIPRNKSNEYNTEKFSQEKSVKHFTEEYLKKKKD; translated from the coding sequence ATGAGCGCAAACTATTTAGAGAGTATTAAACGCCAGTTTTTGTATTACAAAGATTTAGGTGAAAAGGCCATTGAACAAATTCCGGAAGAAAAATTGCTTTGGCAATTCAATGCGGAAAGCAACAGTATTGCCACCCTCGTTAAACATTTAAGTGGCAATATGATTTCACGTTGGACAGATTTCCTGACGAGTGATGGTGAAAAAGAGTGGCGAAATCGTGATGGAGAATTTGAAAACGACATTAAAACCAAAGCCGAATTAATGGCTACCTGGAATAAAGGTTGGGATTGCTTTTTTAATACAATCAATAGTCTTACAGAAAACGATTTACAGAAAATTATTTACATCCGTAATCAAGGACATACAGTGATGGAGGCAATTAATCGTCAGTTAGCGCATTACCCCTATCATATCGGACAAATTGTTTTTGTTGCCAAGATGATTAAGAATGAAGACTGGAAAAGTTTATCGATTCCAAGAAATAAATCGAATGAATACAACACCGAAAAATTCAGTCAGGAAAAATCGGTGAAACATTTCACAGAGGAATATTTAAAAAAGAAGAAAGATTAA
- a CDS encoding RNA polymerase sigma factor, whose protein sequence is MYGEESSRNMALHHLIEKYQQKIYWQIRKIVIDHDDADDVMQNTFIKVWKGLENFKEESQLFTWLYRIATNESLTFLRQKQKRNTVSLEPIEYQLSQTLESDEYFKGDAIQLKLQQAILSLPEKQRVVFNMRYYDEMPYEQMSEVLETSVGALKASYHHAAKKIEEYLLNH, encoded by the coding sequence ATGTATGGGGAGGAATCTTCCCGGAACATGGCTTTACATCATCTGATTGAGAAGTATCAGCAAAAAATATACTGGCAAATACGAAAAATTGTAATCGATCATGATGATGCTGACGATGTGATGCAGAATACGTTTATAAAAGTGTGGAAGGGGCTAGAGAATTTTAAAGAAGAATCTCAATTATTTACCTGGTTATATCGTATTGCCACGAATGAATCCCTTACTTTTTTACGTCAGAAGCAAAAAAGAAACACCGTTTCTTTAGAACCAATTGAGTATCAGTTAAGCCAAACCTTGGAATCTGATGAGTATTTTAAAGGAGACGCCATCCAGCTAAAATTACAGCAAGCAATATTGTCGTTGCCTGAAAAACAGCGAGTTGTGTTTAATATGAGGTATTATGATGAAATGCCCTATGAACAAATGTCGGAGGTATTGGAAACATCGGTTGGTGCTTTAAAGGCCTCTTACCATCATGCCGCAAAAAAAATTGAAGAATATTTACTGAACCATTAA
- a CDS encoding DUF721 domain-containing protein codes for MKKNNLIRVGDAINEFLKQEKLDVKISRFTVKNGWKDIAGEHIASQTLEISFHETTMFLTLKSAALKQELAFNKQQLIDNVNRFCGSRLINDIVFK; via the coding sequence ATGAAAAAAAACAATCTTATACGTGTAGGCGATGCCATTAACGAATTTCTCAAACAGGAAAAGCTGGATGTAAAAATCAGTCGTTTTACTGTAAAAAATGGCTGGAAAGATATTGCAGGCGAGCACATCGCTTCACAAACTTTGGAAATTTCCTTTCACGAAACAACCATGTTTTTAACGCTTAAATCTGCCGCGTTAAAACAAGAGCTGGCTTTCAATAAACAACAACTCATTGATAATGTCAATCGCTTTTGCGGAAGCCGACTCATTAACGATATTGTATTTAAATAA
- the ung gene encoding uracil-DNA glycosylase produces MIAPKLEEGWLNVLKPEFEKPYFSDLKSFLVKEREQFTVYPPGNRIFAAFDYTPFEEVEVVILGQDPYHGPGQANGLCFSVSDGVRQPPSLVNIFKELKTDVGCDIPLSGNLEKWAKQGVFLLNATLTVRANTAGSHQNKGWEQFTDSVIKTLSDKKENLVFLLWGNYAKAKAELIDVNKHLVLTAAHPSPLARGAFFGCKHFSKANEYLGAKGKKPINWCLDF; encoded by the coding sequence ATGATAGCACCTAAATTAGAAGAAGGCTGGTTAAATGTTCTCAAGCCTGAATTCGAAAAGCCATATTTTTCAGACTTAAAGTCCTTTTTAGTCAAGGAACGAGAGCAGTTTACTGTTTACCCTCCAGGCAATCGAATTTTCGCGGCCTTTGATTACACACCATTCGAGGAGGTTGAGGTGGTTATTTTGGGTCAGGATCCTTATCATGGACCGGGACAAGCCAACGGTTTGTGTTTTTCGGTGAGTGATGGGGTGAGGCAGCCGCCATCGTTGGTGAATATTTTCAAAGAATTGAAAACTGATGTGGGTTGTGATATTCCTTTAAGCGGTAATCTGGAAAAATGGGCCAAACAGGGCGTGTTTTTGTTAAACGCGACTTTAACCGTGAGAGCAAATACCGCAGGAAGTCATCAAAATAAAGGCTGGGAACAATTCACCGATTCAGTCATCAAAACATTATCCGATAAAAAGGAAAATTTAGTGTTTTTATTATGGGGAAATTACGCCAAAGCCAAAGCTGAATTAATTGATGTCAATAAACATTTGGTTTTAACGGCGGCGCATCCCTCCCCGCTTGCGCGCGGCGCGTTTTTTGGATGTAAACATTTTAGTAAAGCGAACGAGTATCTGGGAGCAAAAGGAAAGAAACCAATTAACTGGTGTCTCGATTTTTAA
- a CDS encoding OsmC family protein gives MITSTVKYPGELRTEATHVKSGTTIITDAPTDNHGKGEAFSPTDLVATALASCMISIMGIVSMKEGITKADGATAEVTKVMYADPRRIGEIHVTVTMPKLNYSEKERKMYEHAAFTCPVAKSLHPDIKQEIKFIW, from the coding sequence ATGATAACAAGTACAGTAAAATACCCGGGTGAATTAAGAACGGAAGCTACTCACGTGAAGAGTGGAACAACAATAATTACTGATGCGCCAACGGATAATCATGGTAAGGGCGAGGCATTTTCGCCAACCGATTTAGTGGCAACGGCATTGGCTAGTTGCATGATATCAATAATGGGAATCGTATCCATGAAGGAAGGCATTACAAAAGCGGATGGAGCAACTGCTGAGGTAACGAAAGTAATGTACGCTGACCCAAGAAGAATCGGTGAAATACACGTAACGGTAACCATGCCTAAATTAAATTATTCGGAAAAAGAGAGGAAAATGTATGAACACGCGGCTTTTACCTGTCCGGTTGCGAAGAGTTTACATCCGGATATAAAGCAAGAAATTAAGTTTATTTGGTAA